One genomic region from Artemia franciscana chromosome 17, ASM3288406v1, whole genome shotgun sequence encodes:
- the LOC136037551 gene encoding uncharacterized protein LOC136037551, whose translation MMELCSYINKEKVDVICLQETHLNNMKKVSIPGYKCYRKDRDSGRKGGGVLIFIADKIVHYPLPLKQHDHEIDVVGVSITLSSGDTLIIKSMYNPKGDTDIYNILSTEAEGHNSFIFGDLNAHSTHWEDIEQPNRAGKNVERLLLENNYIAVLTPYNLPTYYNIKNKKISTIDIQLGPAAAVDQVSISRVTDLQSDHCAIKTTISNMSHQTKPGKRKFINKKGNWPMFKQILQEANYNLLEDFSQIDDKVKILNKIMMDAAHKAIPKTSPNIWTPTGNKRIKNGWNELCSTAVEAKNVAKKAFQRHPSMSTAIEYKRSSAKVKKTCLQAKREAWEKFMTSIDHQTAVSKIHQYVSKMNGKRMTLDDRKYEIKHQGQLITSDFLKADIFANTFMKKPLDTVLPNPPVCVLPSVAQHKKSLMLPFSLSELQTAIERCNLNSAPGYDEIHIKWLIETPDIF comes from the coding sequence atgatggaACTTTGCTCgtatattaataaagaaaaagtggATGTAATTTGTCTCCaagaaacacatttaaataatatgaaaaaagtgTCCATACCAGGATACAAATGCTATCGAAAAGATAGAGATTCTGGCAGAAAAGGAGGTGGAGTGCTCATTTTTATAGCTGATAAAATAGTTCACTATCCATTACCATTAAAGCAACATGACCACGAAATAGATGTGGTAGGAGTATCAATCACTTTAAGCTCAGGAGACActttaataattaaatctatgtATAACCCAAAGGGGGATActgatatatataatattttatcaacAGAAGCAGAGGGTCACAACTCGTTTATTTTTGGTGACCTAAATGCTCATAGCACTCATTGGGAAGATATTGAACAACCAAACCGAGCTGGGAAAAATGTTGAAAGATTactgttagaaaataattatatagCAGTTCTAACACCATATAATTTGCCAacttattataatataaaaaataaaaaaatttcgacCATCGATATTCAACTAGGTCCTGCTGCTGCTGTTGACCAGGTCTCAATAAGTAGAGTAACAGATCTACAAAGTGACCACTGCGCTATTAAGACTACAATCTCTAATATGTCCCACCAAACTAAACCTGGAAAAAGGAAGTTTATCAACAAGAAAGGTAATTGGCCAATGTTCAAGCAAATCCTGCAAGAAGCCAATTATAATTTACTTGAAGATTTTTCCCAAATTgatgataaagtaaaaatacttaacaaaattatgatGGACGCTGCTCACAAAGCAATTCCCAAGACAAGCCCCAATATTTGGACTCCAACTGGCAATAAGAGAATTAAAAATGGGTGGAATGAACTATGCTCTACTGCAGTGGAAGCTAAGAATGTAGCAAAAAAGGCATTTCAAAGACATCCATCAATGAGCACTGCAATTGAATATAAACGTAGCtcagcaaaagtaaaaaaaacatgtttacaGGCCAAAAGAGAGGCATGGGAAAAATTTATGACTAGTATAGATCATCAAACTGCAGTATCTAAGATTCACCAATACGTAAGCAAGATGAATGGCAAGAGAATGACACTTGATGATCggaaatatgaaataaaacacCAGGGTCAACTAATAACTTCTGATTTCCTAAAAGCTGATATTTTTGCAAACACATTCATGAAAAAACCTCTAGACACTGTTTTGCCAAATCCACCTGTATGTGTCCTCCCTTCTGTAGCACAACATAAGAAGTCGTTAATGTTACCCTTTTCTTTATCTGAGTTACAGACAGCTATTGAAAGATGCAACTTAAATTCAGCCCCAGGATATGATGAGATACACATCAAATGGTTGATTGAAACACCTGACATTTTTTGA